A single Altererythrobacter sp. BO-6 DNA region contains:
- the lon gene encoding endopeptidase La, which produces MNQQFPLLPLRDIVVFPGMVVPLFVGREKSVAALEAAMEASKDIFLLAQLEPGCDDPERDDLYDVGVVAQVLQLLKLPDGTVRVLVEGKARARLHDLQVEGDYVVADVASLDGQTVSGSEVTALMRQVTEQFAEYAKLNKKLGDDAATDIGDVDDAGELADTIAAAISAKVSDKQALLTETNPLKRLEMVMSFMEGELSVLQVERKIRGRVKRQMEKTQREYYLNEQLKAIQSELGGGDGEEGDEIAELTEKIEKTKLSKEARTKATAELKKLKSMQPMSAEATVIRNYLDVLLGLPWGKKSRLKRDIGKAQEVLDADHYGLEKVKDRIIEYLAVQARTNKLKGPILCLVGPPGVGKTSLGKSIAKATGRKFVRQSLGGVRDEAEIRGHRRTYIGSMPGKIVSNLKKVGSANPLFLLDEIDKLGQDFRGDPASALLEVLDPEQNNSFQDHYLELDLDLSDVMFVTTANSLNLPQPLLDRMEIIRLEGYTEDEKVEIAKRHLIPKQIEAHGLKKGEFELTEAGLRDLIRHYTREAGVRTLEREIARLARKSLRKILEKEVTSVTITPENLGDFAGVRKFKHGMSEDEPQVGAVTGLAWTSVGGELLTIESVTTPGKGEIKSTGKLGDVMSESIAAAFSFVKARAPAYGIKPSLFQRRNIHIHLPEGAVPKDGPSAGIGMVTSIVSALTGIPVRPDVAMTGEVTLRGRVLAIGGLKEKLLAALRGGIKTVLIPEENVKDLAEIPANVKEGLEIIPVSHVDRVLELALTERLEAIEWSEADDLASQPAPLAPGSEGAQTAH; this is translated from the coding sequence ATGAACCAGCAATTCCCCCTTCTTCCCTTGCGCGACATCGTGGTGTTTCCCGGCATGGTCGTGCCGCTTTTCGTCGGACGCGAAAAATCGGTCGCCGCGCTGGAGGCCGCGATGGAAGCGAGCAAGGACATTTTCCTGCTCGCCCAGCTTGAGCCGGGCTGCGACGATCCCGAGCGTGACGATCTTTATGACGTCGGCGTCGTTGCGCAGGTGCTGCAACTGCTGAAACTGCCTGACGGCACAGTGCGTGTGCTGGTCGAAGGCAAGGCGAGGGCGCGCTTGCATGACCTGCAGGTTGAAGGCGATTATGTGGTTGCCGATGTCGCCTCGCTCGATGGGCAGACCGTGTCGGGCAGTGAAGTAACCGCGCTGATGCGCCAGGTGACCGAGCAGTTTGCCGAATATGCCAAGCTCAACAAGAAGCTGGGCGATGATGCCGCCACCGATATCGGCGATGTCGACGACGCGGGCGAGCTGGCTGACACAATCGCCGCTGCGATCAGCGCCAAGGTTTCCGACAAGCAGGCGCTGCTGACTGAAACCAATCCGCTCAAGCGGCTGGAAATGGTCATGTCCTTCATGGAAGGCGAACTGTCGGTGCTGCAGGTGGAGCGCAAGATCCGCGGCCGCGTGAAGCGCCAGATGGAAAAGACCCAGCGCGAATATTACCTCAACGAACAGCTCAAGGCGATCCAGAGCGAGCTGGGCGGCGGCGATGGTGAAGAAGGCGACGAGATCGCCGAACTGACCGAAAAGATCGAGAAAACCAAGCTTTCCAAGGAAGCGCGCACCAAGGCCACGGCAGAGCTCAAGAAGCTCAAGAGCATGCAGCCGATGAGCGCGGAAGCGACGGTGATCCGCAACTATCTAGATGTGCTGCTGGGCCTCCCGTGGGGCAAGAAGAGCCGCCTGAAGAGGGACATCGGCAAGGCGCAGGAAGTGCTCGACGCCGATCACTACGGGCTGGAAAAGGTCAAGGACCGGATCATCGAATATCTTGCGGTGCAAGCCCGCACGAACAAGCTGAAAGGCCCGATCCTGTGCCTCGTCGGCCCGCCGGGCGTCGGCAAGACTTCGCTTGGCAAGTCGATCGCCAAGGCAACCGGGCGCAAGTTCGTGCGCCAGTCATTGGGCGGCGTGCGCGACGAGGCTGAAATCCGCGGCCACCGTCGCACCTATATCGGCTCGATGCCGGGCAAGATCGTCAGCAACCTCAAGAAGGTCGGTTCGGCGAATCCGCTGTTCCTGCTCGACGAGATCGACAAGCTGGGCCAGGATTTCCGCGGCGATCCGGCTTCGGCCCTGCTCGAAGTGCTCGATCCGGAGCAGAACAATTCGTTCCAGGACCATTATCTGGAACTCGACCTCGACCTTTCGGATGTGATGTTCGTCACCACGGCAAACAGCCTCAACTTGCCGCAGCCGCTGCTTGACCGGATGGAGATCATCCGCCTCGAAGGCTACACCGAGGATGAGAAGGTCGAGATCGCCAAGCGTCACCTGATCCCCAAGCAGATCGAAGCGCATGGCCTGAAGAAGGGCGAATTCGAGCTGACCGAAGCGGGCCTGCGCGACCTGATCCGGCATTACACGCGTGAGGCCGGGGTGCGCACACTGGAGCGGGAGATTGCGCGACTGGCCCGCAAGAGCCTGCGCAAGATCCTGGAGAAGGAAGTGACTTCGGTTACGATCACTCCGGAAAATCTTGGGGACTTCGCCGGCGTCCGCAAGTTCAAGCACGGCATGTCGGAAGACGAGCCACAAGTTGGCGCGGTGACCGGCCTCGCCTGGACTTCGGTGGGCGGTGAATTGCTGACGATCGAAAGCGTCACGACGCCGGGCAAGGGCGAGATCAAGTCGACCGGCAAGCTGGGCGATGTGATGAGCGAAAGCATCGCCGCGGCCTTCAGTTTCGTGAAGGCGCGCGCGCCGGCCTATGGGATCAAGCCTTCGCTGTTCCAGCGCCGCAACATCCATATCCACCTGCCCGAAGGTGCGGTGCCAAAGGACGGCCCCAGCGCAGGTATCGGCATGGTCACTTCGATCGTCTCAGCCCTTACCGGGATTCCCGTGCGTCCGGATGTCGCGATGACCGGTGAGGTGACCTTGCGCGGACGGGTGCTGGCGATCGGCGGGCTCAAGGAAAAGCTGCTGGCTGCGCTGCGTGGCGGTATCAAGACCGTTCTCATCCCGGAAGAGAATGTGAAGGATCTCGCGGAAATTCCGGCCAATGTGAAGGAAGGGCTGGAGATCATTCCGGTCAGCCATGTTGATCGAGTGCTGGAACTGGCGCTGACGGAACGGCTGGAAGCGATCGAATGGAGTGAGGCGGATGATCTCGCCAGCCAGCCAGCGCCGCTTGCGCCGGGTTCAGAGGGCGCTCAGACCGCGCACTGA
- a CDS encoding HU family DNA-binding protein, whose translation MSARFAFDSPCKNVSICLPSQRRRAEQHTTFELQGFSKMNKNDLISAVANASGLSKSDASSAVEGVFDTITSALSGGDEVRLVGFGTFSVAKRKASTGRNPRTGEPMTIKASNQPKFKAGKGLKDAVN comes from the coding sequence ATTTCTGCGCGATTTGCCTTTGACAGCCCCTGCAAAAACGTCTCAATTTGCCTCCCTTCTCAGAGGCGTCGAGCCGAACAGCACACCACATTCGAATTACAGGGGTTTTCGAAGATGAACAAAAACGATCTGATCAGCGCGGTTGCCAATGCCAGCGGCCTGTCAAAAAGCGATGCATCGAGCGCAGTGGAAGGTGTGTTCGATACCATCACTTCGGCATTGTCTGGCGGCGACGAAGTGCGTCTGGTCGGGTTTGGCACCTTCTCTGTGGCAAAGCGCAAGGCATCGACCGGGCGCAACCCCCGTACTGGCGAGCCGATGACGATCAAGGCTTCTAACCAGCCCAAGTTCAAGGCTGGCAAGGGCCTGAAGGACGCGGTGAACTAA